The following proteins come from a genomic window of Nocardiopsis sp. YSL2:
- the zwf gene encoding glucose-6-phosphate dehydrogenase: MSQQSVSRPTDLVVFGGTGDLSMRKLLPSLYLLDRDGHLDGRTRVVAVSRDGLTDADLRDKAASAVRGHQAVQVTEPDVLSRFLDRLSHVTVDVGGDPSGWADLVAALSPDRDRVFYLAVPPMISGGICRGLSDAGLVTPESRVVMEKPLGRDLASSQKVNDEVGAIFTEQQIYRIDHYLGKETVQNLLVLRFANVFLEPLWNSRWIDHVQITAAETVGVGGRRGYYDGSGAMRDMVQNHLLQLLCLTAMEPPASYDREAVRDEKLKVLQSLRPLSGDQVTEDTVRGQYGGGVIQGTEVSGYLDEPGGSPASTTETFVALRAEVANWRWAGVPFYLRTGKRLGHSRSEIVIRFREVPHTIFPGTNSLPGAGSLVISLQPDEGIHLTMLAKTPGAGALRLRPVPLELSFADTFATRSPEAYERLLMDVLAGDSTLFMRRDEVEAAWRWVDPIIEAWNGLSTTPETYPAGSAGPAGAHRLIGRTGRTWHEEEQHR, encoded by the coding sequence ATGTCGCAGCAGTCCGTGTCCCGTCCCACCGACCTGGTGGTCTTCGGGGGTACCGGCGACCTGTCCATGCGTAAACTCCTCCCCTCCCTCTACCTCCTGGACCGCGACGGGCACCTGGACGGGAGAACCCGGGTCGTCGCGGTCTCCCGTGACGGCCTCACCGACGCCGATCTGCGCGACAAGGCCGCCTCGGCGGTCCGCGGCCACCAGGCCGTGCAGGTCACCGAACCCGACGTGCTCAGTCGCTTCCTGGACCGCCTCTCCCACGTCACCGTGGACGTCGGGGGCGACCCCTCCGGCTGGGCGGACCTCGTGGCGGCCCTGTCGCCCGACCGCGACCGCGTCTTCTACCTCGCCGTCCCCCCGATGATCTCCGGCGGCATCTGCCGCGGCCTCAGTGACGCCGGACTCGTCACGCCCGAGTCGCGCGTCGTCATGGAGAAGCCGCTGGGCCGCGACCTGGCCTCCTCGCAGAAGGTCAACGACGAGGTCGGCGCCATCTTCACCGAGCAGCAGATCTACCGGATCGACCACTACCTGGGGAAGGAGACGGTCCAGAACCTGCTCGTGCTGCGGTTCGCCAACGTCTTCCTCGAACCCCTGTGGAACTCCCGCTGGATCGACCACGTCCAGATCACCGCCGCCGAGACCGTCGGCGTGGGCGGGCGCCGCGGCTACTACGACGGCTCCGGCGCGATGCGGGACATGGTCCAGAACCACCTGCTCCAGTTGCTCTGCCTCACCGCCATGGAGCCCCCGGCCAGCTACGACCGCGAGGCCGTGCGCGACGAGAAGCTCAAGGTCCTGCAGTCCCTGCGCCCCCTGTCCGGCGACCAGGTCACCGAGGACACCGTCCGGGGCCAGTACGGCGGCGGCGTCATCCAGGGAACCGAGGTTTCCGGCTACCTCGACGAGCCCGGCGGTTCCCCGGCGAGCACCACCGAGACCTTCGTGGCCCTGCGCGCCGAGGTCGCCAACTGGCGCTGGGCGGGCGTGCCGTTCTACCTGCGCACCGGAAAGCGCCTCGGGCACTCCCGCTCCGAGATCGTGATCCGCTTCCGCGAGGTCCCCCACACGATCTTCCCCGGCACCAACAGCCTTCCCGGTGCGGGCAGCCTCGTCATCAGCCTCCAGCCGGACGAGGGCATCCACCTCACCATGCTGGCCAAGACCCCCGGCGCGGGAGCGCTGCGGCTGCGGCCGGTCCCCCTGGAACTCAGCTTCGCCGACACCTTCGCCACCCGCTCGCCCGAGGCCTACGAGCGGCTGCTGATGGACGTGTTGGCGGGGGACTCCACCCTGTTCATGCGGCGTGACGAGGTCGAGGCCGCCTGGCGCTGGGTGGATCCCATCATCGAGGCCTGGAACGGCCTGAGCACCACTCCCGAGACCTACCCCGCCGGAAGCGCCGGCCCCGCGGGCGCCCACCGGCTCATCGGCCGTACCGGCCGGACGTGGCACGAAGAGGAGCAGCACCGATGA
- the edd gene encoding phosphogluconate dehydratase, translating into MTANTPDAGDGNTVHPSPATTSDGRLQRGVHPVVAEVTRRLAERSAASRSAYLERIAAAASEGPARGSLGCANLAHGFAACGVSDKLKLSGDVTPNLAIVSSYNDMLSAHQPLKDYPETIKAAVAEAGGVAQFAGGVPAMCDGITQGRAGMELSLFSRDVIAMATAVALSHDMFDGALMLGVCDKIVPGLLIGALSFGHLPVAFVPAGPMPSGLPNKDKARVRQQFAEGKVGRRELLQAESAAYHSPGTCTFYGTANSNQMLMEVMGLHLPGASFEQPGTPLREAFTAEAGRRVLGHTALGQHHTPIGEQVDERAIVNAVVALLATGGSSNHTLHLVAMAAAAGIELTWDDFASLSEVVPLLTRMYPNGAADVNQFHEAGGMAYLIGSLLDAGLLHEDVRTLMGGGLSQYRLAPRLDDGNLTWVDEVKESGDTSVLRGVEDPFAPDGGLRMLSGNLGRAVIKVSAVAPERHVVEAPAKVFGDQAELQAAFSAGELTGDFVAVVRFQGPRANGMPELHKLTPPLAVLQDRGQKVALVTDGRMSGASGKVPAAIHVSPEAKAGGPLAFVRDGDLIRLDATTGTLEVLADLSGREPAEATADSASGTGRELFAAMRGSVGPAEKGAGVFHL; encoded by the coding sequence ATGACCGCGAACACCCCCGACGCCGGTGACGGCAACACCGTCCACCCGTCGCCCGCCACCACCTCCGACGGACGCCTCCAGCGCGGGGTCCACCCTGTCGTCGCCGAGGTCACCCGACGCCTGGCCGAGCGCAGTGCCGCCAGCCGCTCCGCCTACCTGGAGCGGATCGCCGCCGCGGCGAGCGAGGGTCCCGCCCGGGGCTCCCTCGGCTGTGCCAACCTCGCTCACGGATTCGCCGCCTGCGGAGTCTCCGACAAGCTCAAGCTGTCGGGCGACGTGACCCCCAACCTGGCGATCGTCTCCTCCTACAACGACATGCTCTCCGCGCACCAGCCGCTGAAGGACTACCCCGAGACCATCAAGGCCGCGGTGGCCGAGGCGGGCGGCGTCGCCCAGTTCGCCGGCGGCGTGCCCGCCATGTGCGACGGCATCACCCAGGGGCGCGCGGGCATGGAGCTCTCGTTGTTCAGCCGCGACGTGATCGCCATGGCCACCGCCGTTGCGCTCTCCCACGACATGTTCGACGGCGCCCTCATGCTGGGTGTGTGCGACAAGATCGTGCCCGGCCTGCTGATCGGCGCGCTGTCCTTCGGTCACCTGCCGGTGGCCTTCGTCCCCGCCGGTCCGATGCCCTCCGGCCTGCCCAACAAGGACAAGGCGCGGGTGCGCCAGCAGTTCGCCGAGGGCAAGGTGGGGCGCCGCGAGCTGCTCCAGGCCGAGTCCGCCGCCTACCACTCGCCCGGCACCTGCACGTTCTACGGCACGGCCAACTCCAACCAGATGCTCATGGAGGTCATGGGCCTGCACCTGCCCGGTGCGAGCTTCGAGCAGCCGGGCACACCGCTGCGCGAGGCGTTCACCGCCGAAGCCGGGCGCCGCGTCCTCGGGCACACCGCCCTGGGGCAGCACCACACCCCGATCGGTGAGCAGGTCGACGAACGCGCGATCGTCAACGCCGTGGTCGCGTTGCTGGCCACCGGCGGGTCGAGCAACCACACCCTGCACCTGGTGGCCATGGCCGCCGCGGCCGGGATCGAGCTGACCTGGGACGACTTCGCGAGCCTGTCCGAGGTCGTGCCGCTGCTCACCCGCATGTACCCGAACGGTGCCGCGGACGTGAACCAGTTCCACGAGGCCGGCGGCATGGCCTACCTGATCGGCTCCCTGCTCGACGCCGGTCTCCTCCACGAGGACGTGCGCACCCTGATGGGCGGGGGCCTGTCGCAGTACCGGCTGGCTCCGCGCCTGGACGACGGCAACCTGACCTGGGTCGACGAGGTCAAGGAGAGCGGCGACACCAGCGTGCTCCGCGGCGTCGAGGACCCCTTCGCCCCCGACGGCGGCCTGCGCATGCTCTCGGGCAACCTGGGCCGCGCGGTCATCAAGGTCTCGGCCGTGGCCCCCGAGCGGCACGTCGTGGAGGCCCCGGCCAAGGTGTTCGGGGACCAGGCCGAACTCCAGGCCGCCTTCTCCGCCGGTGAGCTGACCGGTGACTTCGTCGCCGTGGTGCGCTTCCAGGGCCCGCGGGCCAACGGTATGCCCGAGCTGCACAAGCTCACCCCGCCGCTGGCGGTGCTCCAGGACCGCGGCCAGAAGGTCGCCCTGGTGACCGACGGGCGCATGTCCGGCGCCTCCGGCAAGGTGCCCGCCGCCATCCACGTCTCCCCGGAGGCGAAGGCGGGCGGTCCGCTGGCGTTCGTGCGCGACGGCGACCTCATCCGGCTGGACGCCACCACCGGCACACTGGAGGTGCTGGCCGACCTCAGCGGGCGCGAGCCCGCCGAGGCGACGGCGGACTCCGCTTCCGGTACCGGCCGCGAGCTGTTCGCGGCCATGCGCGGCTCGGTCGGCCCCGCCGAGAAGGGCGCCGGAGTCTTCCACCTCTGA
- the eda gene encoding bifunctional 4-hydroxy-2-oxoglutarate aldolase/2-dehydro-3-deoxy-phosphogluconate aldolase, which yields MTTTPRSGADILDLAPVMPVVVVSDAETAVPLARALVAGGLPGIEVTLRTPAALEAIERIAAEVPEAVVGAGTVATPDQARAAAEAGSRFLVSPGCTPDLAQGMADTGLPFLPGVATVSEALALMERGITAMKFFPAEAAGGVPFLKSLGGPLPQVRFCPTGGITAASAPTYLALPNVGCVGGSWLTPSDLVSAGAWDKVEALAREAAALRG from the coding sequence ATGACGACGACGCCCCGATCTGGAGCCGACATCCTGGACCTCGCCCCGGTCATGCCGGTGGTCGTGGTCTCCGACGCCGAGACGGCGGTGCCGCTGGCCCGCGCGCTGGTGGCGGGCGGGCTGCCCGGCATCGAGGTGACCCTGCGGACCCCGGCCGCGCTGGAGGCGATCGAGCGGATCGCCGCCGAGGTGCCCGAGGCCGTCGTGGGCGCGGGCACCGTGGCCACCCCGGACCAGGCGCGGGCGGCGGCGGAGGCGGGTTCCCGCTTCCTGGTCAGCCCCGGCTGCACCCCCGACCTGGCCCAGGGGATGGCCGACACCGGACTGCCCTTCCTGCCGGGTGTGGCCACGGTGTCCGAGGCGCTGGCACTGATGGAGCGCGGGATCACCGCGATGAAGTTCTTCCCGGCCGAGGCGGCGGGCGGTGTCCCGTTCCTGAAGTCGCTGGGCGGCCCCCTGCCCCAGGTGCGGTTCTGCCCGACCGGTGGCATCACGGCCGCGTCGGCACCCACCTACCTGGCGCTGCCCAACGTCGGCTGTGTCGGCGGCAGCTGGCTGACCCCGTCCGACCTGGTGTCGGCGGGCGCGTGGGACAAGGTCGAGGCGCTGGCCCGCGAGGCCGCCGCCCTGCGCGGCTGA
- a CDS encoding FMN-binding negative transcriptional regulator: MLIHPWDAAVGDDEWRTWIAEGRDFGQLAVNGPAGRPPVVVPVHAAPEPGRLLVHLARPNPVWKVLSDGDPVLYTVIDDHAFVPGTLRAQPGTDPRDGVPTSYYAAVQFTCRAEFVDDPTDKAELLNAQMAYFQSEEGYAPVTPDGPPYARLLSGIRGLRLHVEEAAAKFKYDDRRPTEQRAEIADGLVARDPANGGAARQQRRRLREIGDWGGRP; this comes from the coding sequence GTGCTCATCCATCCGTGGGACGCCGCGGTCGGCGACGACGAGTGGCGCACCTGGATCGCTGAGGGCCGCGACTTCGGCCAGCTCGCCGTCAACGGCCCCGCCGGACGCCCGCCGGTGGTCGTCCCCGTCCACGCCGCCCCGGAACCGGGGCGGCTGCTGGTGCACCTGGCCCGGCCCAATCCGGTGTGGAAGGTCCTCTCCGACGGCGACCCGGTGCTCTACACCGTGATCGACGACCACGCCTTCGTTCCGGGGACCCTGCGCGCCCAGCCCGGAACGGACCCGCGCGACGGCGTGCCCACCAGCTACTACGCGGCGGTCCAGTTCACCTGCCGGGCCGAGTTCGTGGACGATCCGACGGACAAGGCCGAGCTGCTCAACGCCCAGATGGCCTACTTCCAGAGCGAGGAGGGCTACGCGCCCGTCACCCCGGACGGGCCCCCGTACGCCCGGCTGCTCTCCGGCATCCGGGGCCTGCGCCTGCACGTGGAGGAGGCCGCCGCCAAGTTCAAGTACGACGACCGGAGACCGACCGAACAGCGCGCGGAGATCGCCGACGGGCTCGTCGCCCGGGACCCGGCCAACGGCGGAGCCGCCCGCCAGCAGCGACGGCGGCTCCGGGAGATCGGTGACTGGGGAGGGCGGCCGTAG
- a CDS encoding class I SAM-dependent methyltransferase — MEDLDLSLIGDLYRRYRGPLAEVRDAQREFLRRTEGRMTPQLDDLEAEITYLLLRERRPDTVMELGTFHGWSTTWILSALRDNGRGTLHSFDIVDNVVANVPEELALGRWEFHKGDVRQNMAEVPEGIDYLFVDAAHNGRFAKWYLNELFPRVAPGTPVSVHDVFHGKRALPLTEGAVVLSWLRRTGTDFLTVSRKKAPAPYTALMELREDLGLGEPVRTSTHNPMIFFRMPVHQDVRPAR, encoded by the coding sequence ATGGAGGACCTCGACCTGTCGTTGATCGGCGACCTGTACCGCAGGTACCGCGGTCCGCTGGCGGAGGTCCGGGACGCGCAGCGGGAGTTCCTCCGGCGCACCGAGGGGCGGATGACCCCCCAGCTGGACGACCTGGAGGCGGAGATCACCTACCTCCTCCTGCGCGAGCGGCGACCGGACACGGTGATGGAGCTGGGCACCTTCCACGGCTGGTCCACCACCTGGATCCTGTCGGCGCTGCGCGACAACGGCCGGGGGACGCTGCACTCCTTCGACATCGTGGACAACGTGGTGGCGAACGTGCCCGAGGAACTGGCGCTGGGCCGCTGGGAGTTCCACAAGGGCGACGTGCGCCAGAACATGGCCGAGGTTCCCGAGGGGATCGACTACCTGTTCGTGGACGCCGCGCACAACGGCCGCTTCGCGAAGTGGTACCTGAACGAGCTGTTCCCCCGGGTGGCGCCGGGTACGCCGGTGAGCGTCCACGACGTGTTCCACGGCAAGCGGGCCCTGCCGCTGACCGAGGGGGCCGTGGTGCTGTCGTGGCTGCGCCGGACCGGCACCGACTTCCTCACCGTCTCGCGCAAGAAGGCGCCCGCCCCCTACACCGCGCTCATGGAGCTGCGGGAGGACCTGGGCCTGGGTGAACCGGTCCGCACGAGCACCCACAACCCGATGATCTTCTTCCGCATGCCGGTGCACCAGGACGTGCGGCCCGCCCGCTGA
- a CDS encoding DNA-3-methyladenine glycosylase I, with protein sequence MPPTDDRLCSWAQGSSELMRAYHDTEWGRPSHDDRHLFEMLVLEGAQAGLSWSTVLNKRENYRAAMDGFDVQRIAEYGQADTDRLLQDAGIIRNRLKIASAVRNAQAFLRVQKEFGTFADYLWGWVDHTPVVHHFTDASEVPASTPLSDRVGRDLKKRGFNFVGTTIVYSYLQANGLVDDHLVGCPAKPATPCATGSP encoded by the coding sequence ATGCCCCCGACCGACGACCGACTGTGTTCCTGGGCGCAGGGCTCCTCGGAACTCATGCGCGCCTACCACGACACCGAGTGGGGCCGGCCCTCGCACGACGACCGCCACCTGTTCGAGATGCTGGTGCTGGAAGGGGCCCAGGCCGGACTGTCCTGGTCCACCGTGCTCAACAAGCGGGAGAACTACCGCGCGGCCATGGACGGCTTCGACGTCCAGCGGATCGCGGAGTACGGACAGGCCGACACCGACCGCCTCCTCCAGGACGCCGGGATCATCCGCAACCGCCTCAAGATCGCCTCCGCCGTCCGCAACGCCCAGGCGTTCCTGCGCGTGCAGAAGGAGTTCGGAACCTTCGCCGACTACCTGTGGGGGTGGGTGGACCACACTCCGGTCGTCCACCACTTCACGGACGCCTCCGAGGTCCCGGCCAGCACGCCGTTGTCGGACCGCGTCGGCAGGGACCTGAAGAAGCGCGGGTTCAACTTCGTCGGCACCACCATCGTCTACTCCTATCTCCAGGCCAACGGGCTGGTCGACGACCATCTGGTCGGCTGTCCCGCCAAGCCGGCGACCCCGTGCGCTACCGGCTCTCCGTGA
- a CDS encoding GNAT family N-acetyltransferase → MTDIDASADPAGRSARRVRLVELGVPALAALADGDLAAAGEAAGAELGPYFLGETWWWRLRQSQLQDDPHRAGWLAHAAVDAEADGPSAAVGFASFHGPPDDHGMVEIGYAVAPEFRRRGYARAIVAALIVRAATAPEVTTVRAAISPDNPASLAVIAGFGFEHVGQQWEKADGLEYLYERPVVLSPGRSGT, encoded by the coding sequence ATGACGGATATCGACGCGAGCGCCGACCCGGCGGGCCGGAGCGCCCGGCGGGTGCGCCTCGTGGAACTCGGCGTACCCGCTCTCGCCGCACTGGCCGACGGGGACCTGGCCGCGGCAGGTGAGGCCGCGGGGGCCGAGTTGGGGCCCTACTTCCTCGGCGAGACCTGGTGGTGGCGGCTGCGGCAGTCCCAGCTCCAGGACGATCCGCACCGCGCCGGGTGGCTGGCCCACGCGGCGGTGGACGCCGAGGCCGACGGGCCGAGCGCGGCGGTCGGGTTCGCCAGCTTCCACGGGCCGCCGGACGACCACGGGATGGTCGAGATCGGCTACGCGGTGGCTCCGGAGTTCCGCCGTCGCGGCTACGCCAGGGCCATCGTGGCGGCGTTGATCGTCCGGGCCGCCACGGCCCCGGAGGTCACGACGGTGCGCGCGGCGATCAGCCCGGACAACCCCGCGTCGCTGGCGGTCATCGCCGGATTCGGGTTCGAGCACGTGGGCCAGCAGTGGGAGAAGGCGGACGGCCTGGAGTACCTGTACGAGCGCCCGGTGGTCCTGTCGCCCGGCCGATCCGGAACCTAG
- a CDS encoding M3 family metallopeptidase, giving the protein MTDNPFFAPSTLPYGLPDFAAVREEHFVPAFERGMADHLAEVEAIANSPEPPTFDNTLAALERSGRILHRVQTVFDTLAESLGTEGIWEIEREMAPRLARHRDAITLHRPLWERIRRVTAADPEEARLLERYRTDFVKAGADLTEDQQARLRELNGELAELSTEFAQNVLRSATESALVVGNAAELDGLDEARIRAIEKDGEYVLPLLNSTVQPALARLTDRATRERLYTLSTERAPENLALAARMATLRAERAVLLGYPDHAAYKVADQTARTVDAVEERLGQLVGPAVRNALKEAEALAEQAGHAIEPWDWSFYTEKVRQARYDIDKDALRPFFELNRVYEDGVFLAAALLYGVTLTERHDLHGYHPDVRVWEVFDEDGTALGLFLLDPYARPTKRGGAWMHNLVEQSFLLDERPVVVNNLNIAKPETGPTLLTLDEVRTAFHEFGHALHGLFSSVRFPRLEGTNVPRDFVEYPSQVNEMWMFWPEILAGYARHHETGEPLPGDLVAKLTEAQTFNQGFAMVEYLAAALLDWSWHRIGADEDLDPPAFEARALERWGLDLDQVRPRYRTAYFLHIFSGDYHAGYYSYVWSQVFDAESVEWFTANGGPTRENGDRFRELVLARGGSVDPLDAFREFLGRDAEMGPLLRRKGLE; this is encoded by the coding sequence TTGACCGACAATCCCTTCTTCGCGCCCAGCACCCTTCCCTACGGACTGCCGGACTTCGCCGCCGTCCGCGAGGAGCACTTCGTCCCGGCGTTCGAGCGGGGTATGGCCGACCACCTGGCCGAAGTCGAGGCGATCGCGAACAGCCCCGAACCGCCGACCTTCGACAACACCCTCGCGGCGCTGGAGCGGTCCGGCCGGATCCTGCACCGCGTCCAGACGGTGTTCGACACGCTGGCCGAGTCCCTCGGCACGGAGGGCATCTGGGAGATCGAGAGGGAGATGGCGCCGAGGCTCGCCCGGCACCGGGACGCGATCACGCTCCACCGTCCCTTGTGGGAGCGGATCAGGCGGGTCACCGCCGCCGACCCCGAGGAGGCACGGCTGCTGGAGCGCTACCGCACGGACTTCGTCAAGGCCGGCGCGGACCTGACCGAGGACCAGCAGGCCCGGCTGCGCGAGCTCAACGGCGAGCTCGCCGAGCTCTCCACGGAGTTCGCCCAGAACGTCCTCAGATCCGCCACCGAGTCCGCGCTCGTCGTCGGGAACGCCGCCGAGCTCGACGGGCTGGACGAGGCCCGGATCCGGGCGATCGAAAAGGACGGCGAGTACGTCCTCCCACTGCTGAACAGCACCGTGCAGCCCGCGCTCGCCCGGCTGACCGACCGCGCCACGCGCGAGCGGCTCTACACCCTCAGCACCGAGCGCGCCCCGGAGAACCTCGCCCTCGCGGCCCGGATGGCGACTCTGCGCGCCGAGCGCGCCGTGCTGCTCGGCTACCCCGACCACGCCGCGTACAAGGTCGCCGACCAGACGGCGAGGACCGTCGACGCGGTGGAGGAGCGGCTCGGACAGCTCGTCGGCCCTGCCGTCCGCAACGCCCTGAAGGAGGCCGAGGCACTGGCCGAGCAGGCCGGCCACGCCATCGAGCCCTGGGACTGGTCCTTCTACACCGAGAAGGTCCGCCAGGCGCGCTACGACATCGACAAGGACGCCCTGCGGCCCTTCTTCGAGCTGAACCGGGTCTACGAGGACGGGGTCTTCCTCGCCGCCGCCCTGTTGTACGGCGTCACCCTCACCGAGCGGCACGACCTGCACGGCTACCACCCCGACGTACGCGTGTGGGAGGTCTTCGACGAGGACGGCACCGCACTCGGGCTCTTCCTGCTCGACCCCTACGCCCGCCCGACCAAGCGGGGCGGCGCCTGGATGCACAACCTGGTCGAGCAGTCGTTCCTGCTGGACGAGCGCCCGGTGGTCGTCAACAACCTCAACATCGCCAAGCCGGAGACCGGGCCGACCCTGCTGACCCTGGACGAGGTCCGGACGGCCTTCCACGAGTTCGGCCACGCCCTCCACGGCCTGTTCTCGTCGGTCCGCTTCCCCCGGCTCGAAGGCACCAACGTGCCGCGCGACTTCGTGGAGTACCCGTCCCAGGTCAACGAGATGTGGATGTTCTGGCCGGAGATCCTCGCCGGCTACGCCAGGCACCACGAGACCGGGGAGCCGCTTCCGGGCGACCTCGTCGCGAAGCTGACCGAGGCCCAGACGTTCAACCAGGGCTTCGCGATGGTGGAGTACCTCGCGGCCGCCCTGCTCGACTGGTCCTGGCACCGCATCGGCGCCGACGAGGACCTGGACCCGCCCGCGTTCGAGGCGCGCGCGCTGGAGCGGTGGGGCCTGGACCTCGACCAGGTGCGCCCGCGCTACCGCACCGCCTACTTCCTGCACATCTTCTCCGGCGACTACCACGCGGGCTACTACTCCTACGTGTGGAGCCAGGTCTTCGACGCCGAGAGCGTGGAGTGGTTCACCGCCAACGGCGGACCGACCAGGGAGAACGGTGACCGCTTCCGGGAGCTGGTGCTGGCGCGCGGCGGGAGCGTCGACCCCCTGGACGCCTTCCGCGAGTTCCTCGGCCGCGACGCGGAGATGGGCCCGCTGCTGCGCCGCAAGGGCCTGGAGTAG
- a CDS encoding TetR/AcrR family transcriptional regulator — protein MVGIRDRVRAEYVAEITEVARRHLAERGAAGLSVRAVTRELGMAASAVYRYFPNRDALLTALIVAAYEGAGDAAQKAESAVARDDHAGRWIAVFRAVRAWALAHPHEYALIYGSPVPGYAAPRDTTEPATRVVLLLTRIAHDARQGPGLAPADLPPVPPELRDDIVARIERIAADLEPEQAAMLTGAPPEMALGVIDGWTTLFGTVGFELFGHYANIIDAREAHLERVARAAARAVGIPGA, from the coding sequence ATGGTTGGCATCCGAGACCGCGTTCGCGCCGAGTACGTCGCCGAGATCACCGAGGTCGCGCGCCGCCATCTCGCCGAGCGCGGCGCGGCGGGCCTGTCGGTACGCGCCGTCACGCGCGAACTCGGCATGGCCGCGTCGGCGGTCTACCGGTACTTCCCGAACCGGGACGCGCTGCTGACGGCGCTCATCGTCGCGGCCTACGAAGGAGCGGGGGACGCGGCGCAGAAGGCGGAGTCCGCCGTCGCCCGCGACGACCACGCCGGGCGCTGGATCGCCGTCTTCCGGGCGGTACGCGCCTGGGCGCTGGCCCATCCGCACGAGTACGCCCTCATCTACGGCTCACCGGTACCGGGTTACGCGGCACCGCGGGACACCACCGAACCGGCCACCCGCGTCGTGCTGCTGCTCACGCGCATCGCTCACGATGCCCGCCAGGGGCCGGGCCTGGCCCCCGCGGACCTGCCGCCGGTGCCGCCGGAGCTGCGAGACGACATCGTGGCGCGTATCGAGCGCATCGCCGCCGACCTGGAGCCCGAGCAGGCCGCGATGCTCACCGGTGCCCCGCCGGAGATGGCGCTCGGGGTCATCGACGGGTGGACCACACTGTTCGGAACGGTCGGCTTCGAGCTCTTCGGCCACTACGCCAACATCATCGACGCACGCGAGGCGCACCTGGAACGCGTGGCACGCGCGGCGGCGCGCGCCGTCGGCATCCCCGGAGCCTGA
- a CDS encoding NAD-dependent epimerase/dehydratase family protein: MSFHVIVGAGALGTSLALQLAERGTEVRIITRSGGGPEHPSVERVRADATDAAELIRLTRGAAVLYNCANPPSYEMWERLWPPLAASLLEAAERTGAVLAIGGNLYGYGPVQGPIHRDLPLAATDHKGRLRARMWADALARHEAGAVRVTEVRASDYMGAMNPMNSYPEFYADQARTRRRVFTFADPDQVHSVTYVPDVARTLAAVATDERAWGLGWHVPSPRARTVRETVADLAREFGADHPSVSKIPRPLLRAAFPFSPFLREVGELLYQWDAPYVIDADVTTETFGIEATPWEEVVRATAAGLTSRARAARSGGVGTSARSS; this comes from the coding sequence ATGTCTTTCCACGTCATCGTCGGTGCGGGTGCGCTCGGCACCTCCCTGGCCCTGCAGCTCGCGGAGAGGGGTACCGAGGTCCGGATCATCACCCGCTCCGGAGGCGGCCCCGAGCACCCGTCGGTCGAGCGGGTGCGGGCCGACGCCACCGACGCGGCCGAGCTCATCCGGCTCACGCGCGGCGCCGCCGTCCTCTACAACTGCGCCAACCCGCCCTCCTACGAGATGTGGGAACGGCTCTGGCCCCCGCTGGCCGCCTCCCTGCTGGAGGCCGCCGAGCGGACCGGGGCGGTCCTGGCCATCGGCGGCAACCTCTACGGCTACGGCCCGGTCCAGGGGCCGATCCACCGCGACCTGCCCCTGGCCGCCACCGACCACAAGGGGCGGTTGCGCGCGCGGATGTGGGCGGACGCGCTGGCCCGGCACGAGGCGGGCGCGGTCCGGGTGACGGAGGTGCGCGCCTCGGACTACATGGGTGCCATGAACCCGATGAACAGCTACCCCGAGTTCTACGCCGACCAGGCGCGTACCCGGCGGCGCGTGTTCACCTTCGCCGACCCCGACCAGGTGCACAGCGTCACCTACGTCCCGGACGTCGCCCGCACGCTGGCCGCTGTGGCCACCGACGAGCGGGCGTGGGGGCTGGGCTGGCACGTGCCCTCGCCCAGGGCTCGCACGGTGCGGGAGACGGTCGCCGACCTGGCGCGGGAGTTCGGTGCGGACCACCCCTCCGTGTCGAAGATCCCGCGGCCGCTGCTCAGGGCGGCCTTCCCGTTCTCACCGTTCCTCCGGGAGGTGGGGGAGCTGCTCTACCAGTGGGACGCTCCCTACGTCATCGACGCCGACGTGACCACCGAGACCTTCGGGATCGAGGCGACCCCGTGGGAGGAGGTCGTGCGCGCGACGGCCGCGGGGCTCACCTCGCGTGCCCGTGCCGCCCGCTCCGGCGGCGTCGGCACCTCGGCCCGTTCGTCGTGA